In Bacteroidota bacterium, one DNA window encodes the following:
- a CDS encoding glycoside hydrolase family 3 C-terminal domain-containing protein, giving the protein LENFSGKFETVYKPAQSGEIVFNSEACGKFELVVNGDTITRIRMWRPLPKHVALKVEKGKEYKIEAYFCQVENWRASLNLNFGKEVPVKFDDLINKLKGVDVVIFAGGISSKLEGEEMPVDLPGFKGGDRTDIELPEVQRNCLMALKKAGKKVVFVNCSGSAMGLVPETKSCDAILQAWYAGESGGQAIADVLFGDYNPSGKLPVTFYKNIKQLPAFEDYSMKGRTYRYMSDPLFPFGFGLSYTNFLIGNAKLNTASIKANENLELTVPVINAGKRNGTEIVQVYVHKVNDNDGAIKTLRGFQRVDVVAGKSAQAVINLPYSSFEFFDRASGKMAVSAGDYEVMYGNSSDAKDLKILKVTVL; this is encoded by the coding sequence ATCTGGAGAATTTCTCCGGCAAATTTGAGACGGTTTATAAACCTGCTCAGTCTGGAGAAATTGTTTTTAACTCAGAGGCTTGCGGTAAATTTGAACTCGTTGTAAATGGCGATACAATTACCAGAATTCGTATGTGGAGGCCACTTCCAAAACATGTTGCCCTGAAAGTTGAAAAGGGGAAGGAATATAAGATTGAAGCTTATTTCTGCCAGGTGGAAAACTGGAGGGCAAGCCTTAACCTGAATTTTGGAAAAGAAGTGCCCGTTAAGTTTGATGATCTGATCAATAAATTGAAAGGTGTGGACGTGGTGATTTTTGCAGGGGGTATCTCTTCCAAACTTGAAGGAGAGGAGATGCCTGTTGATTTACCCGGATTCAAGGGGGGCGACCGTACGGATATTGAATTGCCTGAGGTACAGCGCAATTGCCTGATGGCATTGAAAAAGGCTGGGAAGAAGGTTGTTTTTGTGAATTGTTCCGGTTCGGCTATGGGCCTGGTCCCGGAGACAAAAAGCTGTGATGCTATCCTCCAGGCCTGGTATGCCGGTGAATCCGGAGGTCAGGCAATAGCTGATGTGCTTTTCGGGGATTATAATCCATCCGGTAAATTACCTGTTACATTCTATAAAAACATAAAACAGTTGCCTGCTTTCGAGGATTATTCCATGAAAGGACGTACTTATCGCTATATGTCTGATCCTTTGTTCCCATTTGGCTTTGGACTGAGTTATACCAATTTTTTAATTGGCAACGCAAAACTAAATACTGCAAGTATTAAAGCCAATGAAAATTTAGAACTTACTGTGCCGGTAATAAATGCCGGAAAACGTAACGGGACTGAAATTGTTCAGGTTTATGTGCATAAGGTAAACGATAACGATGGCGCGATTAAAACTTTAAGAGGGTTTCAAAGGGTTGATGTAGTTGCAGGGAAATCTGCTCAGGCAGTAATCAATTTACCCTATTCTTCCTTCGAATTTTTCGACCGTGCCAGCGGGAAAATGGCTGTAAGTGCAGGAGACTATGAGGTTATGTACGGAAATAGTTCGGATGCCAAAGACCTGAAGATTTTAAAAGTAACCGTTTTATAA